One Ricinus communis isolate WT05 ecotype wild-type chromosome 1, ASM1957865v1, whole genome shotgun sequence DNA window includes the following coding sequences:
- the LOC8267924 gene encoding uncharacterized protein LOC8267924, with protein MNQWRVARSKLFCLQSQNGNIALFVMVWNTPSLGSMKVNMDATIFSNPDSMGVGCVMKDHAGLFVCAMAVSFAGAYIPEIAEGLAIQEALSWARDRQLLNVVFELDCLHIVEALLRKGTDRSSLGLIIKDCKLLSSSISNCSFAFVKRSRNEVAHKLARVSNS; from the coding sequence ATGAACCAATGGAGAGTCGCTCGGTCTAAACTATTTTGCCTGCAATCTCAAAATGGTAATATTGCTCTTTTCGTTATGGTTTGGAACACGCCATCCCTTGGTAGTATGAAGGTTAACATGGATGCGACAATCTTTTCTAATCCTGACAGCATGGGTGTAGGTTGTGTGATGAAGGATCATGCTGGATTGTTCGTCTGTGCTATGGCTGTCTCCTTTGCAGGTGCTTATATTCCGGAAATAGCAGAAGGTTTGGCGATTCAGGAAGCTCTCAGTTGGGCTCGAGATAGACAACTCTTAAATGTGGTCTTTGAACTTGATTGTTTGCACATCGTTGAGGCCCTACTTCGAAAAGGGACTGATAGATCTTCTCTAGGTCTGATTATTAAGGATTGTAAACTTTTGAGTTCTTCTATTAGCAATTgttcttttgcttttgttaAAAGATCTAGGAATGAGGTTGCCCATAAACTTGCTAGGGTGTCTAATTCTTAG
- the LOC8267927 gene encoding WPP domain-interacting protein 1, with protein MDLERESSAHESVEDNELATNPDYVSNLDHNKDQVKVNGSYSKENDDADTSRIVDSNTSANDEQVKEAIGNEVEKESLSAKSPSVGSPPLAKGYGLRKWRRIKRDVVKDGSANADNSKVLKRGLSNSGNPSKPTNFVSAEIIQNSEGSVGSTNVLRNMGVVDGLVGPGINLESRFAVGSAFAAGEDSENSEDRSSKSSTAASAPRLRYDLPTVLGYVKEKNRIKNLSGKNAGPSTQRVQQGKARVESSKKPRGERVKIEKENSHSSIESDSRSSNFVFMQGAYSVTSNGNQRERSMYYDGENSDDAHAGGQRFSEDQENAGEDEDAFQDDLVADASWEGKEEKSESHHPSTEKDPLVESILTLKSVQEALESEVQKLGEIGKVSSIAESSTFADRGIHESSPSEQLDSENIRQSNSLESQVLSLTHNVKYLESRLEEAEVMLKVKECKVAELENSLISGKSANNIELQQEKSREIETELEGIFKQKIEAEVEYLTLTKTIQKLRVAAGDQMTLFEQQENLAGEQVQMLDKIGEAERKAAMLMKQVEEVEKYRGDILGTEEVLRMQRRVCKVTSCFFMQLVLLILVFLLLVLHLSPQSGVVVPT; from the exons ATGGATTTGGAAAGAGAAAGTTCTGCTCATGAATCTGTTGAAGATAATGAATTAGCCACCAATCCAGATTATGTTTCAAATCTTGATCATAATAAGGACCAGGTTAAGGTAAATGGGTCTTATTCAAAAGAGAATGATGATGCGGATACTAGCAGAATTGTTGATTCCAATACTTCTGCTAATGATGAACAAGTTAAAGAAGCTATAGGAAATGAAGTAGAGAAGGAGTCATTATCAGCTAAATCTCCTTCTGTGGGGTCACCTCCTTTAGCCAAAGGATATGGATTGAGAAAGTGGAGGCGGATTAAGAGAGACGTTGTTAAGGATGGTAGTGCGAATGCAGATAACAGTAAAGTTTTGAAGCGCGGATTGTCTAATTCTGGGAATCCAAGCAAACCAACAAATTTTGTGTCCGCTGAGATCATACAAAATAGCGAGGGCTCTGTTGGATCCACTAATGTGTTAAGAAATATGGGTGTTGTTGATGGGTTGGTGGGTCCTGGGATTAATTTGGAATCTAGATTTGCAGTTGGGTCTGCTTTTGCAGCAGGCGAAGATTCTGAGAATAGTGAAGATCGGAGTAGCAAGTCGTCAACAGCAGCCAGTGCTCCAAGATTGAGGTATGATCTTCCTACAGTGTTGGGGTATGTGAAGGAGAAGAACAGGATCAAGAATTTGAGTGGGAAGAATGCTGGGCCATCAACTCAACGAGTTCAACAAGGGAAGGCACGGGTTGAAAGCAGTAAGAAGCCTAGAGGAGAAAGGGTCaaaattgagaaagaaaactCTCATTCCAGCATAGAATCTGACTCGAGAAGCTCCAACTTTGTCTTTATGCAGGGTGCTTATTCTGTGACAAGTAACGGAAATCAAAGAGAAAGGTCAATGTATTATGATGGAGAAAACAGTGATGATGCTCATGCTGGGGGGCAACGATTTAGCGAGGACCAAGAGAATGCGGGAGAAGATGAAGATGCTTTTCAAGATGATTTAGTTGCAGATGCTTCTTGGGAGGGTAAGGAGGAGAAAAGCGAGAGCCATCACCCCTCAACAGAAAAGGATCCTTTAGTTGAGTCTATCCTTACCCTCAAATCAGTACAGGAAGCCCTCGAAAGTG AGGTTCAAAAATTGGGGGAAATTGGCAAGGTTAGCAGCATTGCAGAAAGTTCCACTTTTGCTGACCGAGGAATCCATGAATCAAGCCCATCTGAACAACTTGATTCTGAAAATATCAGACAATCAAATTCTTTGGAATCTCAAGTATTAAGCTTGACACataatgtaaaatatttagaaagtAGATTGGAGGAGGCAGAGGTTATGCTCAAGGTGAAGGAATGCAAGGTTGCAGAACTGGAAAATAGCTTGATTAGTGGCAAATCAGCAAATAACATAGAGTTGCAGCAGGAGAAATCTAGAGAGATTGAAACTGAGCTTGAAGGCATTTTTAAGCAAAAGATTGAGGCTGAAGTTGAGTATTTGACACTAACAAAGACAATACAGAAGTTGAGAGTTGCTGCAGGCGATCAAATGACTCTATTTGAACAACAAGAAAATCTGGCTGGTGAACAAGTGCAGATGCTGGACAAGATTGGGGAGGCAGAGAGGAAAGCTGCAATGCTTATGAAACAAGTGGAGGAGGTGGAAAAATACCGCGGAGATATTTTAGGGACTGAAGAGGTGTTAAGGATGCAGAGGAGAGTATGTAAGGTTACTTCATGCTTTTTCATGCAGTTGGTTTTGCTTATCTTGGTCTTTTTGTTGTTAGTGTTACACTTATCACCCCAATCTGGGGTTGTTGTACCCacctaa
- the LOC8267930 gene encoding zinc finger protein AZF2 translates to MNEDTDHSSSSVSTGSYYDHGYHKIEYFADSAVPINLSKSLPGSNWCPTRQGAFSSSSSSSSSNQKIPDDTTDVSTTLRQILLSKKNGRSRNGASYSYMHSRSSSGDSDFPIADKNYKGKHTDIGVANKIMKKKAPFKSKGSSSGSYGCKICHQVFSDFHSLGGHIASHNRKKRAEEAALAAPGPELKVQALEKLATTEGINGDTDNYICELCSKSFPTGQALGGHKTSHRKRKAAPQECTDHQVASSAENHVYEFDLNESPNESFWGRTGTGLVY, encoded by the coding sequence ATGAACGAAGACACTGATCATAGTAGTTCTTCAGTCTCTACAGGATCTTATTATGATCATGGTTATCACAAAATTGAATACTTTGCTGATTCCGCAGTTCCCATCAATCTCTCCAAGTCTTTACCAGGAAGTAATTGGTGCCCAACTCGCCAGGGAgccttctcttcttcttcttcttcttcctcttccaaTCAAAAGATTCCTGATGACACTACGGACGTATCTACTACTTTACGACAAATCTTGCTCAGTAAAAAGAATGGAAGAAGCAGGAACGGCGCTAGTTATAGCTATATGCACAGCCGCAGCAGCTCAGGAGACTCGGATTTTCCTATTGCTGACAAGAACTATAAGGGGAAGCATACTGACATAGGAGTCGCTAACAAGatcatgaaaaagaaagctCCTTTCAAGTCCAAGGGAAGTTCATCAGGTTCTTATGGATGCAAGATATGCCATCAGGTTTTTAGTGATTTTCACAGTCTTGGTGGACATATAGCTTCACAcaatagaaaaaagagagcAGAAGAAGCTGCATTGGCTGCGCCAGGGCCGGAACTAAAGGTTCAagcattagaaaaattagCAACAACAGAAGGTATCAATGGAGATACCGATAACTATATCTGTGAGCTTTGCTCAAAGAGTTTTCCCACCGGACAGGCACTTGGAGGTCACAAGACCTCTCACCGGAAACGGAAGGCAGCACCTCAGGAATGCACCGATCACCAAGTTGCATCTTCTGCAGAAAATcatgtttatgaatttgatttgaATGAATCTCCAAATGAGAGCTTCTGGGGCAGAACCGGGACTGGTTTAGTGTATTAG